Proteins from one Megalops cyprinoides isolate fMegCyp1 chromosome 11, fMegCyp1.pri, whole genome shotgun sequence genomic window:
- the LOC118786197 gene encoding LOW QUALITY PROTEIN: glucagon-2-like (The sequence of the model RefSeq protein was modified relative to this genomic sequence to represent the inferred CDS: substituted 1 base at 1 genomic stop codon) produces MKGIHSLAGLLLLIIVQSSWQIPLQETEENSRXRLLMTEDAMFDEPKELTNVKRHSQGTFTNDYSKYLETRRAQDFVQWLMNSKRSGSPTRRHAEGTYTSDVSSYLQDQAAKEFVSWLKTGRGRRDFAEEGSDAGPQRRRHVDGSFTSDVNKVLDSIAAKEYILWVMNSKPSETR; encoded by the exons ATGAAAGGCATTCACTCTCTGGCCGGGCTGCTGCTCTTGATTATCGTTCAAAGCAGCTGGCAAATACCCCTGCAGGAGACAGAAGAAAACTCCAGGTAACGCCT ctTAATGACAGAGGACGCTATGTTCGATGAACCCAAGGAACTTACAAACGTGAAGAGGCATTCACAAGGAACATTCACCAACGACTACAGCAAGTATCTGGAGACACGGCGAGCCCAGGACTTTGTTCAGTGGTTGATGAACTCCAAGAGGAGCGG CTCTCCCACACGGCGCCACGCGGAGGGCACCTACACCAGCGACGTCAGCTCCTACCTGCAGGACCAGGCCGCCAAGGAGTTCGTCTCCTGGCTGAAGACCGGGCGGGGCAGAAGAGA TTTTGCAGAGGAAGGCAGTGATGCTGGCCCTCAGCGTAGAAGACACGTAGATGGAAGCTTCACCAGTGATGTAAACAAGGTTCTAGACAGCATTGCTGCTAAGGAGTATATACTGTGGGTCATGAACTCTAAGCCCTCAGAAACAAGGTAA